Proteins encoded together in one Drosophila albomicans strain 15112-1751.03 chromosome 2R, ASM965048v2, whole genome shotgun sequence window:
- the LOC117574288 gene encoding pneumococcal serine-rich repeat protein isoform X7 produces MAAINTVPKSIHLPLTSLSAPRVLMCSASVGTESSVTLQLRDGNARASVSTNVDALELASSRPEATATATETAATTNPTKTKTSATVATPSSSSVTVLEASSASASVLENALTIGYPDPDMLADVLGTIQTASLKNRLGNSNNSNNNNNNNDSCKKSSNKNTANRNSAPTILNTNSGAYLNNPNKITITRRSSSNKINVQTVSAATNTTISSISGSKTNYIKNCLIRSSSCSNTATNVTTLAQIMSNSSTSSAASLLSQHNNNSNCSNSSNFSNASSVGSSISVGSVSSSTSTNSNSNSNSNSNSNDSSSGHSGHSSSFKSNSRNVPGIVTAAASTNTTATGIGIVTVDTAPRKSRPKLSSPTRHGPQQCQICSKIFGNASALAKHKLTHSDERKYICSLCSKAFKRQDHLNGHMMTHRNKKPYECKADGCGKSYCDARSLRRHSENHHGGVTAQANNTLSATSAGAICSGQMSGQISSSSSSCSSTASSNGNAVTNSLSLSPATASGDASSPDGATCIRTYISTGSTVVDAATGIALSDEQIKAMNLPIKTGVTLLSPTTSVSSNVSSTASSSGCSSGGSNSNVSVNISSSGSVSASVSGKTSSNTTTVAASSPTIMLSDGTMLEGEGLTREQLDLISKIMQQTKQTSAQVTVSSPTSVSSYKINTETTPIQTRPRTWNMQLLNNAQNVTVTVEDGTDLITTAGSSSACSGSPEDVKEDDLNQQIVAAINPHLLNIVKIDKPVECNLCHRKFKNIPALNGHMRLHGGYFKKDPETKRSEKKDVSGPPLQTASIGVRALIEEKIISKRKDISKGSFVVPAPPSSSSNCGGGGGLGVVAGTGGVCGVAITGASSQSNSCLRRSVSDVESFLNAKSSTNSINNANSSTTTAVLPAATTIKSSNGLSIQQIDLPQSIEIFSGGQRQPKTLSLGSGANTITITTNNVPTTTTMSALTALKGGSNLSGGVANHADPKDSTLIELLKRGTRIAVTSKKTQFQSQTSTNMLLSNVAGTELTTIGSSVQTGRQIITNKNRTVIIPSDVHVVSTKSKVIPSSSSSCSGASNSTNVINSSSNACSTSSISFSDGTPLSLSIAPNQESITSLGDSSSITSRGGGVYTVTYTSDADASDLFDDGEVYNVSDTEMLLQTVDTMELLNEDEDDPQTNTNEHSDNFALLSETTDADHAGHAHQLVKLEPETGQSTQVKHTTPLPTFQQFHSKELIMQNSSQIQAIANMRGNSGTLGVLASPLHSPLAYPTPPSSHENVAQSSPFIEDAAAQFVDATHSFFGDKTDFSHVYFKTDESQSLHHAELSDNDNEKILKLKSVLEESSFDPSIKVEDLLNNTEDDAECDLHEFAETNLSFLDEDQEFLNDSRNATSPLSESFFTSGIGSAEDVKQVLREVLPDENMQLHLSSEQQGENIIDLYYLPGLGLQSQMMPNSDDPLLSSSPREFGQQRQIAFQGSSSTTVTVQAAEPLQATTMLYEQTPSDHQQQRQQQEQQRQDQQMEQILPQQAVIQSDQMQSQQQPQQQQQQSEFMLPAFNQVACHTTYLDATQPTIPMTLQPLNSLLQPLIYSNISGEKQEFNMPLNSRTGGHETVLDASLLFGCVDGDGNKPVNATDTVTSLPAVVPSSVSAVSAAGSISNLQPLSNQTNSILKRRLRSNGAQDMHKLSKFHTLSPHRSKLRKPSRTHYTPAPILNPDRKGTGLYCNVRKQLGQGIFDNFDDDFGDPVGLVDFSDESKVNLGSTYQAQIPAWKPPEEFMKEPSTSCGADLMWDPNVQLDDKILMRYIDLSKSSAVPMGSHSEEMALQTLLDAKGNSAAAVLTLLQMQSSAFQMKWTAFELEQFLRGLEKHGKDFAKITSELCTKTSGECVQMYYFWKKLCVDYKVSHLKMEPVVTSNHAVEQKPYVCEIAACSASFSSKAALHGHVRIHAYGRNASNSNSNNNNHNNHNSNNQHATAINANNNNNNGNSNNNHSTSNSISIHSSNPCTTQTSSIIAITTTAITNTNNGMAVVSNNSNNNNSLLAGSSSLNSTLLLTAAPKTLPATKDCSNSNNSSNGNGTSNIAKDSEFPCKGLQ; encoded by the exons ATGGCTGCTATAAATACG GTACCCAAAAGTATACACCTGCCTTTGACGAGTCTTAGCGCGCCGCGCGTGTTGATGTGCAGTGCGTCTGTTGGCACTGAGAGTTCTGTGACTCTGCAATTGAGAGATGGCAACGCGCGTGCTAGTGTGAGTACAAATGTGGATGCCTTGGAGCTAGCGAGCAGTAGGCCAGaggcgacagcaacagcaacagaaacagcagcaacaacaaacccaacgaaaacaaagacaagtgcaacagtagcaacaCCGTCATCGTCGAGCGTCACAGTACTTGAGGCGTCATCAGCTTCAGCGTCGGTATTAGAAAATGCATTGACCATTGGCTATCCGGATCCGGACATGTTAGCAGATGTTTTGGGCACCATACAGACAGCCT CTCTCAAAAATAGGCTtggtaacagcaacaacagcaacaacaacaacaacaacaacgacagctgcaaaaaaagtagcaacaaaaatacCGCCAACAGGAATAGTGCaccaacaattttaaatacaaactcTGGCGCATATTTGAATAATCCAAATAAGATAACCATTACGCGACGGAGTTCGAGCAACAAGATCAACGTACAGACTGTGAGCGCTGCAACAAACACAACCATCAGCAGTATAAGCGGCAGTAAGACCAACTACATTAAGAACTGTCTTatacgcagcagcagctgtagcAACACTGCCACCAATGTCACGACGCTGGCGCAGATtatgagcaacagcagcacaagcAGCGCAGCCAGTTTACTTAGTCAAcataacaataatagcaattgtagcaacagcagtaacTTTAGCAACGCCTCCTCAGTGGGCAGCAGCATAAGCGTTGGCAGTGTCAGTAGCAGCACTtccaccaacagcaacagcaacagcaacagcaatagtaatagcaacgacagcagcagtggACACAGCGGACACAGTTCGAGTTTCAAAAGCAACAGTCGAAATGTTCCTGGCATAGTCACAGCTGCAGCATCCACGAACACTACAGCAactggcattggcattgtaACAGTCGACACTGCGCCTCGAAAGAGCCGCCCCAAACTATCTTCGCCGACAAGACACGGACCGCAGCAGTGCCAG ATTTGTAGCAAGATCTTTGGAAATGCCTCGGCACTGGCTAAGCATAAACTGACGCACAGCGACGAGaggaaatatatttgttcGCTCTGCTCGAAGGCATTCAAGCGGCAAGATCACTT AAACGGACACATGATGACGCATCGCAACAAGAAGCCTTACGAATGTAAGGCGGATGGCTGTGGCAAATCATATTGTGATGCACGCTCTCTGCGGCGCCATTCGGAAAATCATCACGGAGGCGTCACAGCGCAAGCCAACAACACGCTttcagcaacatcagcaggcGCAATTTGCAGTGGTCAGATGAGTGGCCAAAttagtagcagcagcagcagttgcagtagcactgccagcagcaacggcaatgCGGTCACCAACTCTTTGAGTCTCTCCCCGGCAACGGCTAGCGGGGATGCCAGCTCACCGGATGGGGCCACGTGCATACGCACTTATATCTCTACTGGCAGCACTGTGGTGGATGCGGCCACAGGAATAGCGTTGTCCGATGAGCAAATCAAGGCTATGAATCTGCCAATTAAAACGGGAGTTACATTGCTTTCGCCAACAACATCAGTCTCCTCCAATGTATCCTCCACCGCATCTTCGTCCGGTTGTTCATcgggcggcagcaacagcaatgtcAGTGTCAACATTAGCAGCAGCGGTAGTGTTAGCGCCAGCGTCAGCGGCAAAACtagcagcaacacaacaacagtcGCGGCCAGTTCACCTACCATTATGCTCAGTGATGGCACCATGCTTGAGGGCGAGGGACTAACACGGGAGCAGCTCGATCTAATTAGCAAGATCATGCAGCAGACAAAGCAAACCAGCGCCCAAGTCACAGTCTCGTCTCCTACCAGTGTCAGCTCCTACAAGATTAATACAGAGACCACCCCGATACAGACTCGACCACGGACTTGGAACATGCAATTG CTCAACAATGCCCAGAATGTGACAGTCACGGTTGAGGATGGCACTGATCTAATTACCACTGCCGGTAGCTCCAGCGCTTGCTCCGGGTCTCCTGAGGACGTCAAGGAGGATGATCTAAACCAACAGATTGTGGCTGCCATTAATCCGCACCTGCTAAACATTGTGAAGATTGACAAGCCAGTTGAATGCAATCTATGTCATCGCAAGTTCAAGAACATACCCGCTCTCAACGGGCACATGCGGTTGCATGGCGGCTACTTTAAGAAGGATCCGGAAACAAAGCGTAGTGAGAAGAAAGATGTCAGTGGACCACCATTACAGACAGCCAGCATTGGGGTGCGTGCTCTCATTGAGGAGAAAATCATCAGCAAGCGGAAGGATATTTCTAAG GGCTCCTTCGTAGTACCTGCCCCACCCAGCAGCTCAAGCAACTGCGGTGGAGGTGGTGgtcttggtgttgttgctggcactGGCGGTGTTTGTGGAGTGGCTATTACCGGCGCAAGCAGTCAGAGCAACAGTTGTCTACGGCGGTCTGTCAGCGACGTGGAAAGCTTCCTAAATGCGAAGAGTAGTACAAACAGCATCAATAATGCAAATTCGAGCACAACGACAGCGGTGCTGCCGGCAGCCACCACAATTAAGAGCAGCAATGGACTAAGTATCCAGCAAATTGATTTGCCTCAGAGCATTGAGATCTTCAGCGGGGGCCAAAGGCAGCCGAAGACTCTCAGCTTGGGCAGCGGTGCCAATACCATTACCATAACCACCAACAATGTGCCTACCACGACCACAATGAGCGCTCTGACGGCTCTGAAGGGCGGCAGTAATCTAAGTGGCGGCGTTGCTAACCACGCGGATCCCAAGGACTCGACGCTGATTGAGTTGCTCAAGCGGGGCACTCGTATTGCAGTGACCTCCAAGAAGACTCAGTTTCAGTCACAAACCAGTACAAATATGCTCCTTAGCAATGTGGCCGGCACGGAGTTGACAACCATTGGTAGTAGTGTTCAAACCGGTCGTCAGATTATTACTAACAAAAATCGTACAGTGATCATACCTTCGGATGTTCACGTTGTATCCACAAAGAGTAAGGTGATTCCGAGCAGCTCCAGTAGTTGTAGTGGCGCCAGTAACTCTACCAAcgtcatcaacagcagcagtaatgCGTGCTCCACAAGTAGCATCTCCTTCTCGGACGGCACGCCGCTCTCCCTGTCGATAGCACCGAACCAAGAGAGCATTACATCTCTGGGCGATTCGAGCAGCATCACAAGCAGGGGAGGTGGTGTCTATACGGTGACATATACCAGCGATGCGGATGCATCGGATCTTTTCGATGATGGCGAGGTGTACAATGTTTCGGATACGGAGATGTTACTGCAAACTGTGGACACCATGGAATTACTGAATGAAGATGAGGACGAtccacaaacaaacacaaacgaaCATTCCGATAACTTTGCCCTGCTGAGTGAGACTACCGACGCCGATCACGCAGGGCATGCCCACCAGCTGGTGAAGTTGGAGCCAGAGACTGGTCAGAGCACACAAGTGAAGCACACCACTCCGCTGCCAACTTTCCAGCAATTCCATTCCAAAGAGCTGATCATGCAGAACAGCTCACAAATCCAAGCTATTGCCAACATGCGGGGCAATAGTGGCACTCTCGGAGTGCTTGCGTCACCCCTGCATTCACCCCTTGCCTATCCGACGCCGCCATCTAGCCATGAAAATGTAGCACAATCCTCTCCATTCATCGAGGATGCCGCAGCCCAGTTTGTGGACGCCACACACAGCTTCTTTGGGGATAAGACAGACTTCTCCCATGTGTATTTCAAAACAGACGAGAGCCAGTCCCTGCATCATGCCGAGCTGAGTGACAACGATAATgagaaaatacttaaattaaaatctgtTCTGGAAGAGAGCAGCTTCGATCCGTCTATCAAGGTGGAAGATCTTTTAAATAACACTGAGGACGATGCCGAATGCGATTTGCACGAGTTTGCCGAGACAAATCTCTCGTTTCTCGACGAGGATCAGGAGTTCCTCAACGATTCGCGTAATGCCACTTCTCCGTTATCCGAGTCATTTTTCACCAGCGGCATTGGTTCTGCAGAGGATGTTAAGCAAGTGCTTCGGGAGGTGCTTCCCGATGAGAATATGCAGTTGCATTtgagcagcgagcagcagGGAGAGAATATCATTGATCTCTACTATTTGCCAGGCTTGGGGCTGCAATCGCAAATGATGCCCAACTCCGATGATCCTTTGCTCTCATCCTCGCCGCGTGAATTCGGCCAACAGCGACAGATAGCTTTTCAAGGTTCATCGTCCACAACAGTTACTGTGCAAGCTGCAGAGCCATTGCAAGCAACAACTATGCTTTACGAGCAAACGCCGTCTgatcatcagcaacaacgccagcagcaagagcaacagcgaCAAGATCAACAGATGGAACAGATTTTGCCACAACAGGCTGTCATTCAATCGGATCAGatgcagtcgcagcagcagccgcagcaacagcaacagcagtcagAATTTATGCTACCCGCTTTCAATCAGGTGGCGTGCCACACAACCTATCTAGATGCTACTCAGCCGACAATACCAATGACGTTGCAGCCATTGAATAGCTTGTTGCAGCCATTGATTTATAGTAACATTTCTGGAGAAAAGCAAGAATTTAATATGCCGCTCAATAGCCGGACAGGGGGACATGAAACAGTCCTCGATGCAAGTCTTCTTTTCGGCTGCGTGGATGGCGATGGTAATAAGCCTGTTAATGCCACAGACACAGTCACAAGCTTACCTGCAGTTGTTCCTAGTTCAGTGAGTGCAGTCTCAGCTGCTGGAAGCATCTCTAATCTGCAGCCATTGTCAAATCAAACAAACTCGATACTGAAAAGACGACTACGCTCCAATGGAGCCCAAGATATGCACAAACTGTCGAAATTTCATACACTCTCGCCGCATCGCTCGAAGCTACGCAAACCCTCTCGCACTCATTATACTCCGGCCCCCATACTAAATCCTGATCGCAAAGGCACCGGACTCTACTGCAATGTACGCAAGCAACTCGGTCAGGgaatatttgataatttcgATGATGACTTTGGTGATCCAGTGGGCTTGGTCGATTTCTCGGACGAGTCCAAGGTAAATCTCGGCTCGACGTACCAAGCACAGATACCTGCTTGGAAACCACCTGAAGAGTTTATGAAGGAGCCATCAACGAGCTGCGGAGCAGACTTGATGTGGGATCCCAACGTACAACTTGACGATAAGATACTTATGCGCTATATCGACCTGAGCAAATCATCGGCAGTCCCTATGGGCAGTCATTCGGAGGAAATGGCTCTGCAAACACTGCTCGATGCCAAAGGCAACTCTGCGGCGGCAGTTCTAACCCTGCTTCAAATGCAGTCCAgtgcatttcaaatgaaatggaCTGCCTTCGAGCTGGAGCAATTTCTCCGTGGTCTTGAGAAGCATGGCAAAGATTTTGCCAAAATCACCAGTGAg CTATGCACCAAGACTTCGGGTGAGTGTGTACAAATGTATTATTTCTGGAAGAAACTTTGTGTGGACTACAAGGTATCGCACCTGAAAATGGAGCCAGTCGTAACTAGCAATCATGCTGTGGAACAGAAACCCTACGTCTGTGAGATTGCCGCCTGCTCTGCG AGCTTTAGCTCGAAAGCGGCTCTGCATGGCCACGTCCGAATACACGCTTATGGTAGaaatgccagcaacagcaacagcaacaacaacaaccacaacaaccacaacagtaACAATCAGCATGCAACGGCAATTAatgccaacaataacaacaataacggcaatagcaacaacaatcatagtacaagcaacagcatcagTATACACAGCAGTAATCCATGCACCACCCAGACCAGCAGTATTATTGcaataacaacgacagcgaTAACAAACACCAATAATGGCATGGCCGTCGTAAGCAAcaatagtaacaacaacaattcattGTTAGCTGGCAGCTCATCCCTAAATTCTACGCTTTTGCTAACGGCAGCACCAAAAACATTGCCAGCAACGAAAgattgcagcaacagcaacaacagcagcaacggcaacggcaccTCGAATATTGCCAAGGATAGCGAATTCCCCTGCAAG GGTCTTCAATAA